Proteins found in one Leishmania major strain Friedlin complete genome, chromosome 35 genomic segment:
- a CDS encoding conserved hypothetical protein (previous protein_id=AAZ14322.1) translates to MAYTESHVNKAIDVFLDTRSGSPLAVTSANAAVSNNTVDHNRFATMIALQNRLLSIMAEAQTIVQHLQQNGFFPRGSGANPEEDAANIIMQMLRASLEASNSSVTSPIGMGSGSPSAMDTGSAQRVPSPNSTNMPAGLDDVSSWAPTKSFPDNNSHSRSDTENAIHSAVSHNAVEEFLLSGQDGQQQKQQQNYSSAAGADHNEEGDELPEGSEMLAFVEFKRGRVRKYVCDHRIEPGNYVLVDGDRGTDCGLLVQTIERKPNNETAVVSMEGCDIRDDKIKLENGRVLRQASEEDIDRLHNIIANAESVALKTCRQRCLELGIDIDLQDVEYQFDMKKISFFFDCDHSVDFRSLVRELYRTFGARIWMENINPKVKNSMPDASGHERGHGGGHHGNGGGWRNNHRGGRGREY, encoded by the coding sequence ATGGCATACACGGAGAGCCACGTAAACAAGGCCATCGACGTGTTCCTGGACACCCGGAGCGGCTCACCGCTTGCGGTGACCAGCGCCAATGCCGCCGTCTCGAACAACACCGTGGATCACAACCGATTTGCCACAATGATCGCCCTGCAGAACCGCCTCCTGAGCATCATGGCGGAAGCACAGACGATtgtgcagcacctgcagcagaacGGCTTCTTTCCCCGCGGCTCTGGCGCCAACccggaggaggatgcggcTAACATAATCatgcagatgctgcgcgCCAGCCTCGAGGCATCCAACTCGTCGGTCACGTCACCGATCGGGATGGGGAGCGGCTCGCCGTCGGCCATGGACACCGGAAGCGCTCAGCGCGTGCCCAGTCCCAACTCCACGAACATGCCCGCTGGCTTGGACGACGTGTCGTCATGGGCTCCGACCAAGTCGTTCCCCGACAACAACAGCCACAGCCGTAGCGACACGGAGAACGCGATCCACAGTGCGGTGTCGCACAACGCCGTCGAGGAGTTTCTTCTCTCCGGCCAAGACGgtcagcagcagaagcagcagcaaaacTACTCGAGCGCTGCGGGTGCAGACCACAACGAAGAAGGCGACGAGCTACCGGAAGGCTCGGAGATGCTGGCGTTTGTGGAGTTCAAGCGCGGCCGCGTCCGCAAGTACGTCTGCGACCACCGCATCGAGCCTGGCAACTACGTCCTCGTCGACGGCGATCGTGGTACAGACTGCGGCCTATTGGTGCAGACGATCGAGCGCAAGCCGAACAACGAGACGGCCGTTGTATCGATGGAGGGCTGCGACATCCGCGACGACAAGATCAAGCTGGAGAACGGCCGCGTTCTGCGCCAGGCCTCCGAGGAGGACATCGATCGCCTTCACAACATCATCGCGAACGCCGAGAGCGTTGCGCTCAAGACGTGCCGTCAGCGGTGCTTGGAGCTCGGCATCGACATTGACCTACAGGATGTGGAGTACCAGTTCGACATGAAGAAGATCAGCTTCTTCTTCGACTGTGACCACAGCGTCGACTTTCGCTCCCTCGTGCGGGAGCTATACCGCACCTTTGGGGCGCGAATTTGGATGGAGAACATCAATCCCAAGGTCAAGAACTCTATGCCGGACGCTAGTGGCCACGAGCGCGGTCACGGTGGTGGTCACCACGGTAatggcggcggctggcgcaaTAACCACCGCGGCGGGCGCGGGCGCGAATACTGA
- a CDS encoding conserved hypothetical protein (previous protein_id=AAZ14321.1), producing the protein MKPNPNEATSGQFERSFEKLTDKIESRLPFRQHHVLHGNIYEQPYGERSEHDMWVEAQEDLHGREKEKPAARQARSYFSDEDLSPDAMHVRSPELKVAQNLQRQAYDKKILKTTAEPAAYYYPVVTLEEKRRYRWKLIAGWSAVGVMTLTGLRRLCEYMRTAG; encoded by the coding sequence ATGAAGCCGAACCCGAATGAAGCCACCAGCGGCCAGTTTGAGAGGAGCTTCGAAAAATTGACGGACAAGATCGAGTCGCGCCTTCCGTTCCGTCAGCACCACGTTCTGCATGGCAACATCTACGAGCAGCCGTATGGCGAGCGGAGTGAGCATGACATGTgggtggaggcgcaggaaGATCTGCATGGACGCGAGAAGGAGAAGCCGGCGGCACGGCAGGCGCGCAGCTACTTCTCCGACGAAGACCTTTCACCAGATGCGATGCACGTCCGCTCGCCAGAGCTGAAGGTGGCACAAAACCTTCAGAGGCAGGCGTACGATAAGAAGATTCTGAAAACGACGGCGGAGCCGGCTGCCTACTACTACCCGGTGGTGACCTTGGAAGAGAAGCGGCGCTACCGTTGGAAGCTGATTGCTGGATGGAGCGCCGTTGGAGTGATGACACTCACAGGTTTGCGGCGTCTGTGCGAGTACATGCGCACGGCTGGTTAG
- a CDS encoding conserved hypothetical protein (previous protein_id=AAZ14320.1): MAVRHQHATAADEAAASSISASASSPSISSSSGNLGGDDGVRIDPRRLPSTIPGMTQEELAARIVRYHSQQSKLAQEMSEKALAHDVELMRRSLSPSSFAEYMARLEKEQQAAVKEEAKMAAMSPVELHQYRQRKRRQAVRYEWYKTFLVLVAIAGSIAFLFSLFIFFK; the protein is encoded by the coding sequence ATGGCAGTACGTCATCAGCACGCCACGGCGGCTGATGAGGCCGCAGCGTCCTCCATCAGCGCATCGGCATCCTCGCCTAGTATCTCTTCTTCAAGTGGCAacctcggcggcgacgatggcgtgCGCATCGACCCACGTCGCCTCCCGAGCACCATCCCTGGCATGACGCAGGAAGAGCTGGCGGCGCGTATCGTGCGGTACCACTCACAGCAGTCAAAGCTGGCGCAAGAGATGTCGGAAAAGGCGTTAGCGCATGATGTGGAACTCATGCGTCGGTCGCTGTCACCAAGCTCCTTTGCCGAGTACATGGCGCGtctggagaaggagcagcaggcggcggtgaaagaggaggcgaagatGGCTGCCATGTCCCCAGTTGAGTTGCATCAGTACCGGCAGAGGAAGCGCCGGCAGGCGGTTCGGTACGAGTGGTACAAAACTTTTTTGGTGCTTGTCGCAATAGCGGGCAGCATCGccttcctcttttctttgtttATCTTCTTCAAGTAA
- a CDS encoding conserved hypothetical protein (previous protein_id=AAZ14319.1), which translates to MNTAVDAAAWPIGQANSDRSSTSSGFPLAICLHRYLRWLGQLHGTIDAVSDDAYTLDRLIFQGVLPLRQRTGIEPTAAEARLRAAVCALLIGDAAAQSARPQESMWATSAATTGGGYSAASLRSAALSPPMVHTEAPSCPCRVYFEQQQREAESRRLSRSRRSSQEEDDDKESHPGHAATISSVSGSDDESKDCAVHLSATMTHLPARLKDVSRDADNTGSSGGLAGALLAHTVTLGCSGGDSSPRGDVAAFGRKVRTGSRPSVAPPQPMPLLLPVAAATPSCTASVELGSDAPQANSNGDAQRHQRGGRKGSGSSADSFFWPRPMPVGAETRAHRTLHPMLAHVRPEDVRRCSLCSAQVLLESAWHAIYQMSLLTLLSAAPSMAAPLPLPPPDVLRMHPAEALLLLYQCAQRCFVSGIIMATSVGLPASSLRGGPSSPQGDVSAQPLSALDVLRGGHGGWAATTACFSEQQQQCRTTEEGVLAGLAGGLLCVVEGVIGTAAPQLWPRATTAAPAKRALEDIMGDALRLRFGLFHTIFVILTTENGSHAALAKLATVCGELLACLHRLTFWHQKDLVSSESSPRSFSLAQRSDGGTHLPEGDGQGMISSKEAAGEAAEAVAAEKLSSSSTFVDTNPIEEAHEALIQAFALLDVPHTTAGGVGDAIDDKAMTVLMEDISVLCCVAALVGSFARLVRAREMSASVAADAFLSASEPAFSSSSRLSSSPLLPLHHHSLLLDCHVYPCLQRLQSSIRGDCSVQARHLIALWWLLRAETVRHWVWAATIGPSHVQGCSTLDTAEELHSTECSALHVLGVDITLYEDLKREAQPVQEQQRQHWPQWLKDASRAAVRASDVANEFLGLTLIQTWSSASLPLLTKPPLPVTSAASMTTPLRWQLPAFSTPPLSPQTPGAFLPLPWIRLWLLLCPPLFRTSPADVVALRQRVQRQLQHEEEEAPTAFGVPTTANHSAVPVEAKTIAAVATNKRKSVQVRQASPKNTHQVGSGAQSKAAQRTAGAPTSLGVADPRIGSRNRGGSVTSASAAPSDNQDKETQLQRRLQLSKEPVCFWLRWCLLFTPSPLVQPRSIDSDVPRKSSSALLLSALEYVVRGLRCPKAAWIQGPQRSPAPSTELVCLLQHAFPLYTPANVVAALKVQAQLFVAREVDLQRGVATETQAAAAPLPMPETLEGLTFAPYSFAAALASLQDVVKHSQVAAAASIPPHEQDVSRATISGSLSAADPPQSKPKQLVPSPPSVENRSRSVVGAATVATVTQSTQRSGTRRSPLVAARVLSRRVAGTSAKSSATDTATGEADCGKVDKAAKSAAADGMEPEAADSATAESTRRTSAI; encoded by the coding sequence ATGAACACCGCTGTGGATGCGGCTGCCTGGCCGATCGGGCAAGCTAATTCAGATCGCAGTAGCACCAGCAGCGGTTTTCCACTCGCCATCTGCCTGCACCGGTACCTGCGGTGGCTCGGGCAGCTCCACGGCACCAtcgacgccgtcagcgacGATGCCTACACACTCGACCGTCTTATTTTTCAAGGGGTGCTTCCGCTCCGTCAGCGTACCGGCATCGAACCCACCGCGGCGGAAGCGCGATTGCGCGCCGCTGTTTGCGCGCTGCTCATCGgagacgccgcggcgcagtcgGCGCGCCCGCAGGAAAGCATGTGGGCGACGTCAGCAGCAACGACCGGGGGCGGGTATAGCGCAGCGAGTCTCAGGAGTGCTGCCTTGTCACCACCAATGGTGCACACCGAGGCCCCCTCCTGCCCGTGTCGCGTCTACtttgagcagcagcagcgagaagcGGAGAGTCGTCGTCTTTCGCGCAGTCGGCGAAGCAGCCAAGAAGAGGACGACGATAAGGAAAGCCACCCCGGGCATGCGGCCACCATCAGCAGCGTCAgtggcagcgatgacgaGAGCAAGGATTGTGCGGTGCACCTCAGTGCAACTATGACCCATTTACCGGCCAGGTTGAAGGATGTCTCACGCGACGCTGATAacaccggcagcagtggcggacTGGCAGGCGCGCTACTCGCACACACGGTGACGCTtggctgcagcggaggcgatTCCAGCCCTCGTGGAGATGTCGCCGCTTTTGGAAGGAAGGTACGCACCGGCTCGCGACCATCAGTCGCGCCACCCCAGCCGatgcctctcctccttcctgtcgctgcagccacgCCTTCTTGCACCGCTTCGGTCGAGCtcggcagcgatgcaccACAGGCGAATTCTAATGGAGACGCACAACGCCATCAGCGCGGTGGCCGCAAAGGCAGTGGCTCCTCTGCTGATTCGTTTTTTTGGCCGCGCCCCATGCCCGTTGGCGCTGAAACCCGAGCGCACCGCACTCTCCACCCCATGCTGGCCCACGTCAGGCCCGAAGATGTTCGACGCtgctcgctctgcagcgcgcaggtgctgctcgagAGCGCGTGGCATGCTATATATCAGATGAGCCTACTGACACTGTTGAGCGCTGCCCCCTCCATGgccgctccgctgccgctgccaccgccagaTGTCCTGCGCATGCACCCGGCCGAGGCCCTCCTGCTGTTGTACCAGTGCGCTCAACGGTGCTTCGTGTCGGGCATTATCATGGCGACGTCTGTTGGTCTGCCAGCATCCTCCCTGAGAGGTGGTCCATCCTCACCGCAGGGAGATGTGAGCGCGCAGCCGCTAAGTGCACTGGATGTGCTGCGCGGTGGCCACGGTGGGTgggctgccaccaccgcttgCTTTtctgagcagcagcagcagtgccgtaCCACTGAAGAGGGTGTGCTCGCAGGGCTTGCAGGCGGCCTGCTTTGCGTAGTGGAAGGCGTCATCGGCACAGCTGCTCCACAGCTGTGGCCGCGCGCgaccacagcggcgccggcgaaaCGGGCACTGGAGGACATCATGGGCGACGCGCTGAGGTTACGCTTTGGGCTCTTCCACACTATCTTTGTTATCCTTACCACCGAGAACGGCAGCCACGCGGCACTAGCGAAGCTGGCAACTGTCTGTGGTGAGCTACTAgcgtgtctgcaccgtcTTACATTCTGGCACCAGAAGGACCTCGTATCGTCCGAGTCCTCACCACGCTCCTTCTCGCTGGCGCAGAGGAGCGATGGTGGCACGCACCTCCCTGAGGGCGATGGACAGGGGATGATAAGCAGCAAGGAAGCCGCGGGGGAGGCCGCTGAAGCTGTGGCTGCGGAAAAGCTGTCGTCATCATCAACCTTTGTGGACACCAACCCTATCGAGGAGGCCCATGAAGCGCTCATTCAGGCATTCGCGCTTCTCGACGTCCCTCACACCACTGCaggcggcgttggcgacgCCATCGACGATAAAGCTATGACTGTTTTGATGGAGGATATAAGCGTTCTGTGCTGTGTTGCGGCCCTCGTCGGGTCCTTCGCACGGCTGgtccgcgcgcgcgagatGTCAGCGAGTGTAGCTGCCGATGCATTTCTGTCCGCATCGGAacccgccttctcctcctcctcgcggttgtcgtcctcgccgctgctgccactgcatCATcacagcctcctcctcgactgTCATGTCTATCCGTGTCTGCAGCGACTGCAGAGCTCTATTCGAGGAGACTGCAGTGTGCAAGCGCGCCATCTTATCGCTCTGTGGTGGTTGCTGCGTGCAGAAACCGTGCGGCACTGGGTGTGGGCAGCAACGATCGGGCCGTCTCACGTGCagggctgcagcaccttggACACGGCAGAGGAGTTGCACTCGACAGAGTGCTCCGCGTTGCACGTTTTAGGCGTCGACATCACATTGTACGAGGACCTGAAACGCGAGGCGCAGCCGGttcaagagcagcagcgtcagcactGGCCCCAGTGGCTCAAGGATGCCTCtcgagcagcggtgcgtgcgAGCGACGTAGCAAATGAATTTCTTGGGCTCACCCTCATCCAGACCTggtcctccgcctccttaCCGCTCTTGACGAAGCCGCCGTTGCCGGTAACGTCTGCCGCATCGATGACCACGCCTCTACGCTGGCAGTTGCCGGCGTTCTCGACACCGCCGTTGTCACCGCAGACGCCCGgcgccttcctccctctgccaTGGATTCGTCTGTGGCTGCTACTGTGTCCCCCGTTGTTTCGCACCTCGCccgccgacgtcgtcgcACTACGCCAAAGAGTTCAgcgacagctgcagcacgaagaggaggaggcgccgacggcgtttGGGGTGCCGACCACAGCAAACCACAGCGCAGTGCCGGTCGAAGCTAAAACGATCGCAGCCGTCGCCACGAACAAGAGGAAGTCGGTTCAGGTGCGGCAAGCCTCACCAAAGAACACCCACCaggtcggcagcggcgcgcagtCGAAAGCAGCTCAACGCACCGCTGGCGCACCTACTTCGTTGGGGGTCGCTGACCCACGCATAGGCAGCCGCAACCGCGGCGGGAGCGTcaccagcgccagcgccgctccAAGCGACAATCAGGACAAGGAGACACAACTTCAGCGGCGTCTGCAGCTGAGCAAAGAGCCAGTGTGCTTCTGGCTTCGATGGTGTCTTCTCTTTACACCCTCGCCTCTTGTGCAGCCTCGGTCGATCGATTCGGACGTGCCAAGGAAGTCTTCATCGGCCTTGCTGTTGTCTGCGCTTGAATACGTCGTTAGAGGTTTGCGCTGCCCCAAGGCCGCGTGGATTCAAGGGCCGCAGCGCAGTccagcgccgtcgacggAGCTTGTCTGTTTGCTTCAGCATGCCTTTCCTCTTTACACCCCTGCGAacgtggtggcggcattAAAGGTCCAAGCGCAGCTGTTTGTGGCGCGCGAGGTGGATCTGCAGCGCGGAGTGGCGACTGAAACtcaggcggcagcggctccgctgcCCATGCCCGAGACTCTTGAAGGTCTCACCTTCGCCCCTTACTCCTTTGCCGCTGCACTGGCATCTCTGCAGGATGTGGTAAAGCACTCGCaggtcgcagcagcagcgtccatCCCGCCCCATGAGCAAGACGTCTCTCGAGCCACGATTTCCGGGTCACTATCCGCGGCAGATCCTCCTCAATCAAAGCCAAAGCAGCTCGTCCCATCACCGCCTTCTGTCGAGAACCGAAGTCGTagcgtcgtcggcgctgcaACCGTCGCCACAGTCACTCAATCAACCCAACGCAGTGGAACTCGCCGATCGCCGTTGGTGGCAGCACGCGTTCTCTCGCGACGCGTCGCCGGCACGAGCGCCAAGTCCTCCGCTACAGACACAGCCACCGGTGAAGCCGATTGTGGTAAAGTTGACAAGGCTGCGAAGTCTGCGGCTGCGGATGGCATGGAGCCCGAGGCCGCTGACTCCGCGACCGCGGAAAGCACCCGACGGACGTCTGCTATCTGA